The sequence GCGCTGGAGAATCCGCCGCTGGGGGCGTGCCTCCGCGAGGCcgtgaaggaggcgaaggaaggcCTCGGCGGGAAGGAAAAATTCGACAAACTGGTTGAGCACCTGAAGAAGCAACTGGAGGAAAGGCGAAAGGTGAGGCATGCGGGGTCGGAACTCGATCGCAGCGGATGAGAGACGAGGCAAGAACAGAAAGTCTCACTCCTTTTGGAGGAGCCACGAGGGCCGTTGATGGCCgaaggacgaaggcgagctAGGGCAGCCCAGCTTTCCTcagtctgcctctctcgggGTTGTTGTGGGTCGCTTCCTCGTGCGAAAAtcgtctgtctctgtgcttccacgtcgtctctcgcgcgccttttAGCGCGTTTCCCTCTCGATTTttgctgcgtcgtcgccaggccgcaggcgccgttTCTTCTTCAGTGAGCTGCCCccccgctgtctctgcatcTTGCATCCGGTTGTCGGACACCCCTCCTGTGGGGTTGTTTTCCGTCGGTTTTtcaggcggaagaggcgcggcTTCAGCAGCTGAACTCCGCGCTGAGCGATCCGCTCTCTGCATCCGTGCAAGAATTCATGATGGAGCAGATCCGCGAGAAGCAGGTGGAGGATAATTACTTGCTTGCGCAGGAGCATCTGCCCGAGGCGTTTGGCTCGGTGTACATGCTGTTCATCGACATCGAAGTGAACGGCGTTCCCATCAAAGCCTTCGtggacagcggcgcgcagagcaCCTTCATGTCGTATGCGTGCGCAGAAAAGTGcagtctgctgcgcctcatGGACACCCGCTAcagaggcgtcgcgcagggcgTCGGCAAGACTGAAATCGTCGGGAAGATCCACCTCGCCACACTTAAGCTTGGCCAGCGTTTCTTCCCCTCGAGCTTCACCGTGCTTCAGGACAACAAAGTCGAGttcctcttcggcctcgatCTCCTGAGGCGCTACCAGTGCTGCATCGACCTCAAGAAGAACGTGCTGCGCATCGACGGTAGGAAAAAACGcacagagaaaaaggcgaaaacATCTTCAGACAGACAGTGCAGGCCTGCCTCGCACCCAGTCTCAAAGACAGACGCAGGCTGCCGCGGTGCATCGCTGGGGTCTGTTCACCGAGTGCAGCGTGTCCCCTGGGCGGTTCCGGGGCGCTCCAGAGCTGGCATCATCAAGTTGAACGAAAACAAAACATCGCGGGGAGAGGATCGGGTGGTGCGTTTTGTGTCCGGTATTCGGTTCCTGATGCAGATGACGAAGTCCCCTTCTTGAGCGAGAAAGACATCACCAAAGGCATGTTCGGCCGTGCAGACACGCCGACGAATCTGGGGTCGCCGACCGCCGGAGAGAgtggcgaggagaggaaggagggagacgctgcggcgcccgcgccttcgcaggccCCGGCTCGTCAGAGCAGCACGACGTCTCTGGCGCCGGAGGACGAAGCGAAAGTTCAACAGTAAGTGTGGCAGGCATACGAGACCATGCGGATGCTTTTAAAAGAGTCGATGCGAAGCGTGACGCGGAAACATCTTGTACGCCCACAGGGGAGGTGGCGTTCAAGTTTCTCCTCGCGTTCAGCGCTGTGTCTACTGCAATCTACGCCGTTCGCTGTCTCGTGGCTAGCTCTTTCAGCTgtcgtttttctcgctttcttGCTTTCGTCGCCTCGGAGACGAGCGTGCCTCCTAGCTTCAGCAGCCCATCTGTCTCTGCGTATCTGGCTCGGAGCGTATGGCGTGCTGGATTCTTCGGTCCTCTTTTTTGTCTCTCgtttcgtcgccgcctttctcggcgcgacgacgcgtgcTTCCCAGCGCCATCCGTCACcggtcttctctgcgttgGAAATGACCAACGCAAGGCGTGATGAGTTCCCAGTCGCTTCTTGACGAAGGGCTTCGCGGGGCTGTCTGGCAGTTGTTGCATTCTATTGAGTCATTGCGTTTcatttttcttttttcgcagGTTAGTTGAcctcggcttcctccgcaCCGACGCCGTCGACGCACTCGCGCAGGCTGGCGGCAACGTcgaggctgctgccgccttcctcttccaCCAGCAGCAGGCTGTTCAAGGAAGTCTGTCCTAGACTCCGAGGTTGCGCcttgcgcggcctctccaaCGCCCCTACTCGACACATGCGAATATGCGCGCGGATCGAGCTCTCTCTATGTGTTCATCGTGGAGATATGCATACGGGCGCTGGCGCTTTGCCTGGAGGGCCGTTGTGGTGTctcgcgacggcgggcgacTTGGCTAGCTGCGGCTGGAAAGGGCTCCAGGCGGGCGATACGAAGTGTTCAGGAGGAGGACAGCATGCATTATTTGCTTTAGTTTACCTTGTCTCCAGtagcgaagaagcgcggtTTTCTCCACATGTGAACACTAAACCAGCCGGAGAAGCCTTCAGCCACTGTATGCTTTAGAAGGGAAGGATTTCGTGCGGTGTTCGAACTGATTTTGGTCTCCTTCGTGCGCGGTGTCTGTGTTGCTGGATGCACATACTCGGGACCAACGGGCGGAACTCCATGTGCCGATTCGTGCGTCTATCTGCCTAGAGAATGAGCGTAGTCTGACGCCCCGTGTTCGTCACGTTCTCTAGGAGAAGAATGGGCGTCCGTGGGGCTCTTCTTTGCGCTTGCAGAGCCACGAAGCAGGGCCCGTGAAGCGGCGGTGTGAGTGCATCGCTCTGTGCTTGCGTGGACGTCTACCAAACAAACGCACGTTTTCAAGCCTTCGCAGATGGATTCGCCAGTACGCTGCGGGCCTCGGTGTCTCTCTCGACGCCGTGGGTCCCAGGCGGTGTGTACGGCAGAGGGCTGAAAAGGCCGAGGTCTCCATCTATTTCAGAGCGACAtgtgcgcgtgcatgcatgtattgCCGCTAGACACGTATTTGTAAATGCGTGTGTGAGGCCGTGGCAGTGAAGCGCCTCGATCCGCGCGAATCCCCGAATTCGAAGAATGTTCAAAAAGGCAGCTGAGTGTTCAGCCGCACACTTTGGAATCTTTCGTCGCCTCATGTGGGCGGTTTCGTGGGGGGCTTGTCTTTTCTTCTCAAGAACTTCAGAGCTTTTTCTTCCTGGGGCGAAACACATCACGTTTGCACGTGGGCAGGATGAGTTTCGTTGTATTCCGATCGCTTTGAGGGGCGACCGTCTCTGTCTCTATTTTGCCTAGGCCAGACAAAAAGTAGTTTTGGCCTGTACTGTTTCTTTCGTGGTCGCCGTGAGttctgtcttctgcgggTTTGGGGTTTCCGTCTTTCTGGCATTCGTCGGGCGTCTACCTCGCCGACAATACAATGCAACACTGACCGGTGGAGGAAGTGAGATTCAGTGACACAACTAGGGCAAGCGAGCTTGGTGCACAACcgtgctcgccgcgcctgtcgctgaAAACTCGAGTTCAGCTTGCCAGCAGGTCATCAGGACAGCAACCAAGCCAAACGGCGGTCGGCTGCTTTTTTaagcgcggcgctgcgtagAACGAGCGCGTGCATCGTGGAAGTAAATGAAAAACCCCCTCCGCGAACCGCGGGAAATATTAGCACGCAGCGTAGATAACGGCTGCGAATTACATCTGGTACTAGACGGTAGCCCCTTCTTCGACTCAACAGTGATACTCGAGGCCGAGCAGCAATTGCAAACTCCAGAGTCGTGGTGTTGTACGATCTGGAGGCCTGTGAAAATCGATTCAGCGATGAGTGTGCGACGGTCGGCGAATCGCGTGAAACCAGACAAGTGACGCCCAAACGCTCCTCTCGTTGTGGATTATGCAGAACTAAAGCGACCAGCGTTTCGGGAGTCGCTTCTCAGGTCGTTTGAGCAGGACAACCGTTTAGATATGCTCTACGGATATTTGTTAGGAACAACAGCCACCTTTATTACCGTGAGTGGTCGGTTGGCTAATCTGACCCGATAGGGCACTAGAAGGGAAGCTACGTGCCAGACCCCGGCAGAGCGACGTCACAATCGACGCCCCCAGAACACGAAATCTCTTCGCTGACGTATTTTGAGGAATGTGTGATGCACCCGTGAGCCACCTTCGTCCTTGCCTACAGCAGCCTCAGAGCGCGACTCCCGTTTCATGTGGAAGACTCGCGTTCCCCGGAGGCTCGCTCGCTGGACGCTTCCTGGTAGACCACCGGTGCTGATtgtggcgctgcgccggctaGCCACCCCGCGAGCGACGGTTTGCGAAATTttttctcggcgtcgcgtaCCACACAAACAAGCTCACATTCAGCAGCGGAGAACTGTTCAGTCCGACGGGGAGAGTAGGAACACAATGACCAGCGTTTTTTCTGGCCCTGGCTGCATTCGGCGTCTTCACTGCTTGAGCACGGCGGGGCTCTAACCCTGACTCAATGTATACGCGGGGGTTGCTCTCTTCGTTCGCACACCTTTAGCACTCAATAACATGCCTGGTGAGTGTGCTGAGACAACGTGACTCCCCATCTGGTTCGCTTTTGTGAGTTTTTTTGGCGTCGGTGTGCGGTAGCTCCTCCCTGTCCTACACACGCGCTCAGTTCTGTGCCCCGAGCCTCGTTCAGCCGCCCGCTGCCCTCTTCAGCTGGTTGGCTGAACGTTCAACTGGCTGGGTTGTGTCGGCGTGGGACCTCCCGGTGCCCAGCACTCGGTTCAAGGCGTATGTTTTTTGGCTCTTTTCCGTCCCTCCCTACCGAGCATGGCGACTCTCAGCCCTTCGAGTGCTTCGGGTGAGCCGGCGACGAATCAGCTCAGTTCGTCGGCGATTCCGCAGCCCGGCTCCTCTTCCCGCGAAAAACTTATTGCTCAGCACGTTCCATCTGCCAGCGCTtacgaggccgcgacggcaaCAGCGCAGTCGGCGCCACTTGAAGTGAAAGCCTACCGCGCGGGCCCTAATCAACTCCCTGATGGACGACTTTTCTGGGCAACCAAGACGCGAATGGTTCCGCGGCGCTTGCCTCTAGAGTACCTTCGAACGAAGGCAGATGAAGGGGCAACTGCGTTCAAACGCGCAGTCCTGGACGAGATACGCAAAATGAAGGAAGAGCAGTACCGCCCCTGCCTTCAGGACAGCACCGACTGGGAAACGACCCCCCGAGCAAAGCACGAAGATGTCATTGTGTTCCATAAGGAGTTCGTCGTCGAAATGGGTAGGCTTCGAAGTGACGATAGTTGCACAGTAATAATCGAGCTCCCCGCCGGGCAGGAACCCGGCTGATTCGGCGCTCGAAGGTTCGAAGGTATGTGCAGTTCGTAGGGCGTTTTACTGTTTACGTGACCCCGTTGACCAAAGCTAAGTACTCTTGCTTCAAAGATAGAACCAGGCAAAGGAATGCGATAGGTGGTGGGACGGCGATAACAGTTGGAACGCAGAACGAGACAAATCTAACGAAACGCACAAACCGAAGCCCCCCGAGACCAACGTCAGACATACAGCCGTTTTGGTTGCGTTGCTGCGTTTCGGTTCATATCTGCGTGCGCCCTGGCTGTAGTGGCTTCTGAGTTGAGTAGCAGAAGCAGGGTAGAGGCGTTCCAGCCAGACTTAGCAGGAGTTGCTCATCGAACAAGTCGCTCACGAGACTCAACACCGCATGACTCAGAAGTCTTGCCGAATGGATCGCGGCGGGGCTGGCTTCCATCAGTAACTGCCGCTCGGCACCACGTGAAGCACCTTTTGCAAAGAGTAAAcccgagcgccgcctcctcttgaGACTGGACGCGGGGGGCAGATTCTGTTGAAGTATAGCGACGACGCTCCATCCGTGTGCTCCTTTCTTCCAGGGTCAATTGAGCAGATCGTGCTGAACGGAAGAGAAGCCTCCTTTCGGTACAACTTCGGCGTCCTGACCGAGGAGGACCAAGAATTCTTTGCAGACTTCTTCAATCTCCGTTGTCTAAAAATGCTCTACTGCGGTCTGACGTCATTCGAAAATATCCCACGGTTCCAATTCCTGCGAGAACTGGATCTCACCGGAAACCAAATAACAAACTTCAAGGGCCTGCTCTGCTTCAGATACCTCAGAGTGAGGGGGTCACACGAGCGAGGACTCTCCCTGCGTCAACTGGCGGTCTGCACAGTCTGTAGCTTGTATTAGGCGGAGCATCTCACAGATGTGCAAAAACGGACGTCTACTGTACCTTAGCACCATGTGTCCATTCTTGCAAGGCAGGTTGGGAGCAGGGTATCTCGGTGCACTGCGAAGAGTATATATACTGCATAGATCCGCTTGCAGCGCTCACGTTAGCCCACATGAGTAGAAGACATCTGAGTATGGCGGAGACACCTCTGAAGTCATGGCGTGGATGAACGCAGCGAGTTCACCACATGCGGCGCGCAAATAGACCGAAACAAAACGTCTGCCATTTCTTGCGCTGCCTTGAAGTATACGTAGACTGACTATGTTGCTGGAGGGGCTGTACCGCAAGGACGTTGTATGTTTGGAAGATACAGGTATTGCAGCAGAGGCTTCGCGGCTATACCGACACGTGCTTAACTTCTGGACTGTTTTCGCGTCAGGTTGTCAAGCTCTGCGACAACAGGGTCACAACGCTAAAGCACTTTCCCTTCTCACCCGGCTTAGAGGACCTTGACTTGTCTCGCAATCCATTCAACGGGAGTCTTGAGCGACTTGTTGAACGCGCCAATCATCTAAGGATTTTGAGACTGCGCATGACACCTATCTCCgaccctgagcacctccTCCCACTCGTGAGATGGAGTTCCAAAAAGCTTCTTCGACACAATCTTCACATCTCGCGTTGGCA is a genomic window of Besnoitia besnoiti strain Bb-Ger1 chromosome IV, whole genome shotgun sequence containing:
- a CDS encoding ubiquitin family protein (encoded by transcript BESB_056770), giving the protein MQISIAVDETGVVFSLEVSNSTSLEDLRALIEAESQIPVSEQRLLLDMKPVSASAATVAAAGIPDGSMLLVLRRASSSAASTGAGPVAAGPVAAGSVAAGSGSTGAVVPPVSAPSSRRDRAGAGGRAANLQSLFDFSNIVVKDGRATTNARPREAAGATSSSRAVSRRTEAQPAQAAAGAPSSGETGDRDRPPMSDEEYLRQQAQTLINVCSAQEATLGVLALENPPLGACLREAVKEAKEGLGGKEKFDKLVEHLKKQLEERRKAEEARLQQLNSALSDPLSASVQEFMMEQIREKQVEDNYLLAQEHLPEAFGSVYMLFIDIEVNGVPIKAFVDSGAQSTFMSYACAEKCSLLRLMDTRYRGVAQGVGKTEIVGKIHLATLKLGQRFFPSSFTVLQDNKVEFLFGLDLLRRYQCCIDLKKNVLRIDDDEVPFLSEKDITKGMFGRADTPTNLGSPTAGESGEERKEGDAAAPAPSQAPARQSSTTSLAPEDEAKVQQLVDLGFLRTDAVDALAQAGGNVEAAAAFLFHQQQAVQGSLS
- a CDS encoding leucine rich repeat-containing protein (encoded by transcript BESB_056780) → MATLSPSSASGEPATNQLSSSAIPQPGSSSREKLIAQHVPSASAYEAATATAQSAPLEVKAYRAGPNQLPDGRLFWATKTRMVPRRLPLEYLRTKADEGATAFKRAVLDEIRKMKEEQYRPCLQDSTDWETTPRAKHEDVIVFHKEFVVEMGSIEQIVLNGREASFRYNFGVLTEEDQEFFADFFNLRCLKMLYCGLTSFENIPRFQFLRELDLTGNQITNFKGLLCFRYLRVVKLCDNRVTTLKHFPFSPGLEDLDLSRNPFNGSLERLVERANHLRILRLRMTPISDPEHLLPLMPKLELIDLGNTPIVYNTPSFARLAPLQSKIIF